From Medicago truncatula cultivar Jemalong A17 chromosome 7, MtrunA17r5.0-ANR, whole genome shotgun sequence, a single genomic window includes:
- the LOC25499435 gene encoding secoisolariciresinol dehydrogenase, translated as MASSSPAEVNRRLEGKVALITGGASGIGKRTAEIFVQQGAKVVIADIQDELGHSVAQTIGSSTCTYVHCDVTDESQIKNVVDTTVQTYGKLDIMFNNAGIGGPNNSRIIDNDKADFERVLSVNVTGVFLGIKHAAQAMIPARTGSIISTSSISSYVGGAASHAYCSAKHAVVGLTKNAAVELGKFGIRVNCVSPYALATPLATQFVGCNDGELETTMNMLANLKGVTLKTDDVANAVLYFASDDSRYVSGHNLLIDGGFSIVNPSFHMFQYSDS; from the exons ATGGCAAGTTCGAGCCCTGCCGAAGTCAACAGAAG ACTAGAAGGAAAAGTGGCGTTGATAACTGGTGGAGCTAGTGGAATTGGCAAACGCACTGCAGAAATTTTTGTCCAACAAGGAGCCAAAGTAGTGATCGCCGACATCCAAGATGAACTTGGACATTCGGTTGCTCAAACCATAGGATCATCAACATGTACATATGTACATTGTGATGTCACTGATGAGagccaaataaaaaatgtcgTGGACACAACCGTACAAACATATGGAAAACTCGACATTATGTTCAACAATGCTGGCATTGGTGGACCTAACAACTCTCGGATCATTGACAACGATAAAGCAGATTTTGAACGTGTATTAAGCGTCAACGTGACAGGTGTTTTCCTCGGCATCAAGCACGCAGCACAAGCCATGATCCCAGCTCGCACCGGTAGCATTATAAGTACTTCTAGCATAAGCTCTTATGTTGGTGGTGCTGCCTCACATGCTTATTGTAGTGCAAAGCATGCTGTGGTTGGTTTAACTAAAAATGCAGCAGTTGAACTTGGAAAATTTGGGATTAGAGTTAATTGTGTGTCTCCTTATGCTCTTGCAACTCCTTTAGCAACACAATTTGTTGGATGTAATGATGGTGAGCTTGAAACTACCATGAACATGTTGGCTAACCTTAAGGGTGTAACTTTGAAAACTGATGATGTGGCAAATGCAGTACTTTATTTTGCTAGTGACGATTCGAGGTATGTGAGTGGCCATAATTTGCTCATAGATGGAGGATTCAGCATTGTTAATCCATCCTTTCATATGTTTCAGTATTCAGATTCTTGA